A window of the Planctomycetota bacterium genome harbors these coding sequences:
- a CDS encoding ABC transporter ATP-binding protein, giving the protein MLQIEHLTKRFGTKVAVSDLSLEVRAGELVAFLGPNGAGKTTTLKCVAGLFWPSAGRVLVGGHDVHAQPVAAKRLLSYVPDQPYLYEKLSGREFLLFVARLYGLGRQQCSRAVEELLALFEADEWADDLAENYSHGMRQKIVLSAALLHEPRLLVVDEPMVGLDPASAKLVKSVLRERVAAGCAILMSTHTLSVAEEVADRIGILHRGRLLAEGTQADLRRSAAGAADGNLEEIFLQLTENASRAESEPASTL; this is encoded by the coding sequence ATGTTGCAGATCGAGCATCTCACGAAGCGCTTCGGAACCAAGGTCGCCGTCAGCGATCTGTCGCTGGAGGTGCGCGCCGGGGAACTGGTGGCCTTCCTCGGGCCGAACGGCGCGGGCAAGACGACGACTCTCAAGTGCGTGGCCGGCCTCTTCTGGCCCTCCGCGGGACGCGTGCTGGTGGGCGGCCACGACGTTCACGCCCAGCCCGTGGCGGCCAAGCGGCTGCTGAGCTACGTGCCGGACCAGCCCTACCTCTACGAGAAGCTGTCGGGGCGCGAGTTCCTGCTCTTCGTGGCGCGCCTCTATGGCCTGGGGCGCCAGCAGTGCTCCCGCGCGGTGGAGGAGCTGCTCGCCCTCTTCGAGGCCGACGAGTGGGCCGACGACCTGGCCGAAAACTACTCGCACGGCATGCGCCAGAAGATCGTGCTCTCCGCGGCCCTGCTCCACGAGCCCAGGCTGCTGGTCGTGGACGAGCCCATGGTGGGGCTGGACCCCGCAAGCGCCAAGCTGGTCAAGAGCGTCCTCCGCGAGCGGGTCGCGGCCGGCTGCGCCATCCTCATGTCCACCCACACCCTCTCGGTGGCCGAGGAGGTGGCCGACCGCATCGGCATCCTGCACCGCGGCCGGCTGCTGGCGGAGGGCACCCAGGCCGACCTGCGGCGCTCGGCGGCGGGGGCGGCGGATGGCAACCTCGAGGAGATCTTTCTGCAACTCACTGAGAACGCGTCACGCGCCGAATCGGAGCCTGCCTCCACCCTCTGA
- a CDS encoding nitrilase family protein: MRDIRIAGAQFEARDGDKDYNFGRIEALAQRAVEQRAEIVSFHECCITGYTFLQTQSREQLEALAEQVPDGPSTQRLLALSRRLGVPLLAGLLERHEGKLYNCYVAVAPEGFVAKHRKIHAFINPNLTCGDQYTVFDLCGIRCGILICYDNNLVENPRITALLGAEVIFAPHVTCGLESPMPGRGKIDKLFWENRDRDPVPLRMEFTGPKGRAWLMRWLPTRAYENGVYYVFTNAVGVDYDTIKTGNTMIIDPFGEILAEAHALGEDVVVALCTPEKLNLSSGRRYLKARRPNLYAKLVEPLPEGQKPEILPGWRLKLPPR; encoded by the coding sequence ATGAGAGACATCCGCATCGCGGGCGCCCAATTCGAGGCGCGGGACGGCGACAAGGATTACAACTTCGGCCGCATCGAGGCGCTGGCGCAGCGCGCCGTGGAGCAGCGGGCCGAGATCGTGAGTTTCCACGAATGCTGCATCACCGGCTATACGTTCCTCCAGACCCAGTCGCGCGAGCAGCTCGAGGCCCTGGCCGAGCAGGTGCCCGACGGGCCGAGCACACAACGCCTGCTGGCCCTGAGCCGGCGCCTGGGGGTGCCGCTGCTGGCCGGCCTCCTCGAGCGGCACGAGGGCAAGCTCTACAACTGCTACGTGGCCGTGGCGCCCGAGGGCTTTGTGGCGAAGCACCGCAAGATTCACGCCTTCATCAACCCGAACCTCACGTGTGGCGACCAGTACACGGTGTTCGACCTGTGCGGCATCCGCTGCGGCATCCTCATCTGCTACGACAACAACCTCGTCGAGAACCCGCGCATCACAGCCCTGCTCGGGGCCGAGGTGATCTTCGCCCCGCACGTGACCTGCGGACTCGAGAGCCCCATGCCCGGACGCGGCAAGATCGACAAGCTCTTCTGGGAGAACCGGGACCGCGACCCCGTGCCCCTGCGGATGGAGTTCACGGGGCCGAAGGGCCGCGCCTGGCTGATGCGCTGGCTGCCCACGCGAGCCTATGAGAACGGGGTCTACTACGTCTTCACCAATGCCGTGGGGGTGGACTACGACACGATCAAGACGGGCAACACGATGATCATTGACCCCTTCGGCGAGATTCTGGCCGAGGCGCACGCCCTGGGCGAGGACGTGGTGGTGGCCCTCTGCACGCCCGAGAAGCTCAACCTGTCGAGCGGGCGGCGGTACCTGAAGGCGCGACGGCCGAACCTCTATGCCAAACTGGTGGAGCCGCTTCCCGAGGGGCAGAAGCCCGAGATCCTGCCGGGCTGGCGCCTGAAGCTGCCCCCCCGGTAG
- a CDS encoding DUF6067 family protein: MRTRRFLCLLLFAARVAGGAELDLFVTDYNLDPKADQRPLAARPVTYGSPQEVTIKAADGRAVTFKAPAAVTVQRTSAGGEREARLFAALGEYEPFSFLLRPRQALEEVFITSSDLQGPAGAIPASHVSVTSVEHFLGEGRDILMPLGKPWNMAAHSTEFFWCTVQVPEDAKAGTYQGKVTVTSKGQPVGAIAVTLEVLPIRLADPPFALGYNYSSPKDDEALNAHLADMRRHGMTCVAPLYEFHLPVNDADTSELGKFIEAYKRAGFPAPLYFATPMELQLTTLAGYGAETSKRWQQKFLQVMRRLHAETQKHNVPVLMSIGDELTNKGIEGVKIAENLARFAWEELPEIATTSDMNGYREVMAMAPWLNVATFNNGWDGIDHHNQGRTLINQEFIEELQQKTGAIPWFVNAGTGRFPFGFFFWRMTKFGVRGKVEWYYNLRNERGSVVRTRDATVYPTLDYERSREGIDDLKYLCKLESLVAEAKRAGKGQAECARAEAVLGKIAESIRTDWSAYTSGGAKFPADGFDLLDPEKMADLGGLDALRRLLADEIVALQAAMR, from the coding sequence ATGAGGACGCGTCGTTTCCTGTGTCTGCTCCTGTTCGCCGCCCGCGTGGCGGGAGGGGCCGAACTCGACCTGTTCGTGACCGACTACAATCTCGACCCCAAAGCCGACCAGAGGCCCCTGGCGGCGCGTCCCGTCACCTACGGGAGTCCGCAGGAGGTCACGATCAAGGCCGCGGACGGCAGGGCGGTTACGTTCAAGGCTCCTGCCGCGGTCACCGTGCAACGCACGAGCGCGGGAGGCGAGCGGGAGGCGCGCCTGTTCGCCGCCCTCGGCGAGTACGAGCCGTTCAGCTTCCTCCTGCGTCCGAGGCAGGCGCTCGAGGAGGTCTTCATCACGTCCAGCGACCTCCAGGGGCCGGCCGGCGCCATCCCGGCCAGCCATGTGTCGGTGACCTCGGTCGAGCACTTCCTGGGCGAGGGACGCGACATCCTGATGCCGCTAGGCAAGCCCTGGAACATGGCCGCCCACAGCACCGAGTTCTTCTGGTGCACGGTGCAGGTTCCCGAGGACGCCAAGGCGGGCACGTACCAGGGCAAAGTCACCGTGACGTCCAAAGGCCAGCCCGTCGGCGCCATCGCCGTGACGCTCGAGGTGCTGCCCATCCGCCTGGCCGACCCGCCTTTCGCCCTCGGCTACAACTACTCGAGCCCCAAGGACGACGAGGCGCTCAATGCCCACCTGGCCGACATGCGGCGCCACGGGATGACGTGCGTCGCGCCCCTCTACGAGTTCCATCTGCCGGTGAATGACGCCGACACCAGCGAGTTGGGGAAGTTCATCGAGGCCTACAAGAGGGCCGGCTTCCCGGCGCCGCTCTACTTCGCCACCCCGATGGAGCTTCAACTCACCACGCTGGCAGGCTATGGCGCCGAGACCAGCAAGCGCTGGCAGCAGAAGTTCCTCCAGGTCATGCGCCGCCTCCACGCCGAGACGCAGAAGCACAACGTGCCCGTCCTCATGAGCATCGGCGATGAACTGACCAACAAAGGCATTGAGGGCGTGAAGATCGCCGAGAACCTGGCGCGATTCGCCTGGGAGGAATTGCCCGAGATCGCCACGACGAGCGACATGAACGGCTACCGCGAGGTCATGGCCATGGCCCCCTGGCTCAACGTGGCCACCTTCAACAACGGTTGGGACGGCATTGACCACCACAATCAGGGCCGGACCTTGATCAACCAGGAGTTCATCGAGGAGTTGCAGCAGAAGACCGGGGCGATCCCCTGGTTCGTCAACGCCGGTACTGGCCGCTTCCCCTTCGGCTTCTTCTTCTGGCGCATGACCAAGTTTGGCGTGCGGGGCAAGGTCGAATGGTACTACAACCTGCGCAACGAGCGCGGCTCCGTCGTCCGCACCCGCGACGCGACGGTCTACCCCACGCTGGATTACGAGCGCTCGCGCGAGGGGATTGACGACCTGAAGTACCTCTGCAAACTCGAGTCCCTCGTCGCCGAGGCGAAGAGGGCGGGCAAGGGGCAGGCCGAGTGCGCCAGAGCCGAGGCCGTGCTCGGGAAGATCGCGGAGAGCATACGGACAGATTGGTCCGCCTACACCTCGGGCGGCGCGAAGTTCCCGGCCGACGGCTTCGACCTTCTCGACCCCGAGAAGATGGCCGACCTGGGCGGCCTCGACGCCCTCCGCCGCCTGCTGGCCGACGAGATCGTGGCACTGCAGGCCGCCATGCGATGA
- a CDS encoding sigma-54 dependent transcriptional regulator, with amino-acid sequence MLVVDDEAVICKYLLQVLRDHGCEAVAHQTGQGALKELDQGHYSVLVADIRLQDMSGLELLRQVRERFPETSVVVITAHGSIETAIEAMKLGATDYLTKPFRAEEFCLVIDKVFSERRLLDEVAQLRWELAGEHRFENMISQDPKMREIFSTIARVAATDATVLITGETGTGKELVARAIHNKSPRRDKPFMAINCGAFPETLLESELFGHEQGAFTGAVAAKPGIFEVANTGSLLLDEIGNIPPAMQVKLLRVLESMEYKRVGGVETRQCDVRVIAATHVNLAEAVAQGTFRQDLFYRVNVVPIVLPPLRERAADIPLLVEHFMRRYGPTLNPAVRDVSRPAMRKLLRHSWPGNIRQLDHVIQRALILAEGDALLPEHLALDDGEPAPAAPEFDFNDQLSLDELRERLVERLERSYLERALQRHQGSIRKTAQQAGLSERSVYEKLKKYQLDRRTYKVTRQGAPS; translated from the coding sequence GTGCTGGTGGTGGACGACGAAGCGGTGATCTGCAAGTATCTGCTGCAAGTGTTGCGCGACCACGGGTGCGAGGCGGTGGCGCACCAGACGGGCCAGGGAGCGCTCAAGGAGCTCGACCAGGGCCATTACTCGGTCCTGGTGGCGGACATCCGGCTCCAGGACATGAGCGGCCTCGAGCTGCTGCGCCAGGTCCGCGAGCGCTTTCCCGAGACCTCGGTGGTGGTGATCACGGCGCACGGCTCGATCGAGACGGCCATCGAGGCGATGAAGCTCGGGGCCACCGACTATCTCACGAAACCGTTCCGGGCCGAGGAGTTCTGCCTGGTCATTGACAAGGTGTTCAGCGAGCGTCGGCTGCTCGACGAGGTGGCCCAGTTGCGCTGGGAGCTTGCCGGCGAGCACCGCTTCGAGAACATGATCAGCCAGGACCCCAAGATGCGCGAGATCTTCAGCACGATCGCGCGCGTGGCCGCCACCGATGCCACGGTGCTCATCACGGGCGAGACCGGCACGGGCAAGGAGCTGGTGGCCAGGGCCATCCACAACAAGTCGCCCCGCCGCGACAAGCCGTTCATGGCCATCAACTGCGGGGCCTTCCCCGAGACGCTGCTGGAGAGCGAGTTGTTCGGCCACGAGCAGGGGGCCTTCACCGGCGCGGTCGCCGCCAAGCCCGGCATCTTCGAGGTGGCCAACACCGGCTCGCTGCTGCTCGACGAGATCGGCAACATCCCGCCCGCCATGCAGGTCAAGCTCCTGCGCGTGCTCGAATCCATGGAGTACAAGCGCGTCGGCGGCGTCGAGACGCGCCAGTGCGACGTGCGCGTCATCGCCGCCACCCACGTGAACCTGGCCGAGGCGGTGGCGCAGGGCACGTTCCGGCAGGACCTCTTCTATCGCGTGAACGTGGTGCCGATCGTGCTGCCGCCGTTGCGCGAGCGTGCCGCCGACATCCCCCTGCTGGTCGAGCACTTCATGCGCCGCTACGGCCCGACGCTCAATCCGGCGGTGCGCGACGTGTCGCGCCCCGCCATGCGCAAGCTCCTGCGCCACTCGTGGCCCGGAAACATCCGCCAACTCGACCACGTGATCCAGCGCGCCCTGATCCTGGCCGAGGGCGACGCCCTTCTGCCCGAGCATCTGGCCCTGGACGACGGCGAGCCCGCGCCGGCCGCCCCGGAGTTCGACTTCAACGACCAGCTTTCCCTCGACGAACTGCGCGAGCGGCTGGTCGAGCGCCTCGAGCGCTCGTACCTGGAGAGAGCGCTCCAGCGCCACCAAGGCAGCATCCGCAAGACGG
- a CDS encoding DUF4838 domain-containing protein gives MKPLALLLLGAPAFLGCAALARQPKPFAIAEDGQPRCHILIEGEKTPAREACAKELQHWLREVTGAALPIGATPEPRGAIVLASGDGALGPEGFTVQSEPERLTLRANTELGLQHAVYAFLEHIGCRWYFPDPVWTVVPKHPSLAVTVNLRATPAFGYRRIWYGWGHRTKKLADDYAAWMKRNRQFGAFQTDCGHAWERYVPAREFEKHPEWFGLVKGERKPLQLCTSNPEVQQRVIEGVLAALRKEPGRNMVSVDPNDGGGYCECERCAALGSVSDRAFLLASQVATAVRKEFPDKWVGLYAYAFHCEPPKQPFAPGVYVQVTTGFRYTKLSFDEQVTAFRKLGARLGVYDYFSVYPWDWDMPGKAKGSRVYELAESIRHYRDLGLSTYDAESSCNWGPNGLGYWAASKLMWEPELDPKALVGDFCERAFGRAAEPMRRLYERWAYGERFAARGLKLALLDLRNAYALESEAAIRARLDRVAMYLHWLRLSLDYDQATRGKDAPAIQQAAEALIVFSRRLLDTGLIHAYPLLESEWFKHRFGALLKLKDFDPKQAEAWKTARTDIPTAEETARLFADDLKRFEDLAVAEIERKAWSEKLVPLAERMPEAVRAWGEVPRSPLCVESGIHCFSGRKGEVLKLTFTPFDAGHTVDGHWVLRRLGDAAAVVAEGDIKAEKGKPATMEAVLPADGVYALDPGTGYWKTAELGFEPRPLSVWAGRADEPGKPKGKEFRLWLPRADQPLYFYVPKSTEALVLGFPSVGQATTAVVLRTSDGRIVWEGKAIASGDQVSVPVPPEARGAVLSLSLASLRCVVELYNVPPWIARHPRELLVPQEAIASER, from the coding sequence ATGAAGCCGTTGGCCCTACTCCTGCTTGGAGCCCCAGCCTTTCTGGGCTGCGCCGCGCTCGCGCGACAGCCGAAACCCTTCGCCATAGCGGAGGACGGCCAGCCGCGGTGTCACATCCTCATCGAGGGTGAGAAGACCCCAGCGCGCGAGGCATGCGCCAAGGAACTCCAGCATTGGCTCCGCGAGGTCACGGGAGCCGCCCTGCCCATCGGCGCCACGCCTGAGCCGAGGGGGGCCATCGTGCTCGCCTCGGGCGATGGCGCCCTGGGGCCGGAGGGCTTCACCGTCCAAAGCGAGCCCGAGCGTCTGACCCTCCGCGCCAACACGGAGTTGGGCCTTCAGCACGCGGTCTATGCCTTCCTCGAACACATCGGCTGCCGGTGGTACTTCCCCGACCCCGTGTGGACCGTGGTGCCGAAGCACCCCAGCCTGGCAGTGACCGTGAACCTGCGGGCGACGCCGGCCTTCGGCTATCGCCGCATCTGGTACGGCTGGGGGCATCGGACGAAGAAGCTGGCCGATGACTACGCGGCGTGGATGAAGCGCAACCGGCAGTTCGGCGCCTTTCAGACCGACTGCGGTCACGCCTGGGAGCGCTATGTGCCTGCCCGCGAGTTCGAGAAGCACCCCGAGTGGTTCGGCCTCGTCAAGGGCGAGCGTAAGCCGCTGCAACTGTGCACGAGCAACCCCGAGGTTCAGCAGCGGGTCATCGAAGGCGTGCTGGCCGCCTTGCGCAAGGAGCCCGGGCGGAACATGGTGTCGGTGGACCCCAACGACGGCGGGGGCTACTGCGAGTGCGAGCGCTGCGCCGCCCTCGGCTCCGTGAGCGACCGGGCCTTCCTCCTGGCGAGCCAGGTGGCCACGGCCGTGCGCAAGGAGTTCCCCGACAAGTGGGTGGGCCTCTACGCCTACGCCTTCCACTGCGAGCCGCCGAAACAGCCGTTCGCCCCGGGCGTCTACGTCCAGGTCACCACCGGCTTCCGCTATACGAAACTCTCCTTCGACGAACAGGTCACGGCCTTCCGCAAGCTGGGCGCGAGGCTCGGCGTCTACGACTACTTCAGCGTCTACCCCTGGGACTGGGATATGCCCGGCAAGGCCAAGGGAAGCCGCGTGTACGAGCTGGCCGAGAGCATCCGCCATTACCGCGACCTGGGTCTCTCGACCTACGATGCCGAGTCGTCGTGCAATTGGGGCCCCAATGGCCTGGGCTATTGGGCCGCGTCGAAGCTGATGTGGGAACCCGAGCTCGACCCGAAGGCGCTGGTCGGTGACTTCTGCGAGCGCGCCTTCGGCAGGGCGGCCGAGCCGATGCGGCGCCTGTACGAGCGGTGGGCATATGGCGAGCGCTTCGCCGCGCGCGGACTCAAGCTGGCGCTTCTCGACCTTCGGAACGCCTATGCCCTGGAAAGCGAGGCCGCCATTCGCGCGCGGCTCGACCGCGTGGCGATGTATCTCCACTGGCTGCGGCTCTCGCTCGACTACGACCAGGCCACCCGCGGCAAGGACGCGCCGGCCATCCAGCAGGCGGCGGAAGCGCTGATCGTCTTCAGCCGCCGACTGCTGGACACGGGGCTGATCCACGCCTACCCGCTGCTCGAGAGCGAGTGGTTCAAGCACCGCTTCGGCGCGCTCCTGAAGCTCAAGGACTTCGACCCCAAGCAGGCCGAGGCGTGGAAGACGGCGCGGACCGACATCCCGACGGCGGAGGAAACGGCCCGACTCTTCGCCGACGACCTGAAGCGCTTCGAAGACCTGGCCGTTGCGGAGATCGAGCGCAAAGCCTGGAGCGAGAAGCTGGTCCCCCTTGCCGAGCGTATGCCCGAGGCCGTGCGCGCGTGGGGCGAGGTCCCCCGCTCCCCCCTGTGCGTCGAATCCGGCATCCACTGCTTTTCTGGCCGGAAAGGCGAAGTGCTGAAGCTCACCTTCACGCCCTTCGACGCGGGCCACACGGTGGACGGCCATTGGGTGCTGCGTCGGTTGGGCGATGCCGCCGCCGTGGTGGCCGAGGGCGACATCAAGGCCGAGAAGGGCAAGCCCGCGACGATGGAGGCCGTCTTGCCCGCCGACGGCGTCTACGCCCTCGACCCTGGGACCGGCTACTGGAAGACCGCCGAACTGGGCTTCGAGCCCCGGCCCCTCTCCGTGTGGGCGGGACGCGCGGACGAGCCTGGCAAGCCCAAGGGCAAGGAGTTCCGCCTCTGGCTCCCGCGGGCCGACCAGCCGCTCTACTTCTACGTCCCGAAGAGCACCGAGGCACTCGTCCTCGGCTTCCCGAGCGTGGGTCAGGCCACCACAGCGGTCGTCCTGCGAACGTCCGACGGCAGGATCGTGTGGGAGGGCAAGGCCATTGCGTCGGGCGACCAGGTCTCGGTGCCCGTGCCGCCCGAGGCTCGGGGGGCCGTGCTGTCGCTGTCCCTTGCGAGCTTGCGGTGCGTCGTCGAGCTGTACAACGTGCCCCCGTGGATCGCTCGCCATCCCCGCGAGTTGCTCGTGCCGCAAGAGGCCATTGCGAGCGAGAGATGA
- a CDS encoding site-2 protease family protein: MPPYDSLERERLRSILGPLFIEHREVDFRGGVIFHGWASAYCAEYRREVEQGLRQLPARFCFEEFDGHQHLTVTVPGPAAKPVNRPLHLALFLATVLTTLIAGAGWRFDSFLAQLGGALLGTPGSPSLLELAQALLAEGGAFSFAILAILGSHECGHYFMARRYGMLVTPPFFLPAPIPPIGTFGAVIKMRSPMMHRRALLDIGLAGPLAGLAVALPFLVYGLLHSRFEILRYWEEGGALVFGDSLFTWGLSRLLVGVAPPGYALDWLSHPFAWAGWIGLLVTMLNLIPVGQLDGSHVLYAFFGRRQLHVAYFFLGVLVALSQQWRGWLLWCVLMVALMRVAHPPVVIEDVPLGRARRALGWAAVAIFVLLFMPAPVRGVF, from the coding sequence GTGCCCCCCTACGATTCCCTCGAGCGCGAACGACTGCGGAGCATCCTCGGCCCGCTCTTCATCGAGCATCGCGAGGTGGACTTCCGCGGCGGCGTGATCTTCCACGGCTGGGCGAGCGCCTACTGCGCCGAGTACCGCCGGGAGGTCGAGCAGGGCCTCCGGCAACTGCCAGCGCGCTTCTGCTTCGAGGAGTTCGACGGCCACCAGCATCTCACCGTGACCGTGCCCGGGCCCGCCGCGAAGCCCGTGAACCGGCCGCTGCACCTGGCGCTGTTCCTGGCCACGGTGCTCACCACCCTGATCGCGGGAGCGGGATGGCGGTTCGACAGCTTCCTGGCGCAACTGGGCGGCGCGCTGCTCGGCACGCCGGGGAGCCCGTCGCTGCTGGAACTGGCCCAGGCCCTTCTCGCCGAGGGCGGCGCCTTCTCCTTCGCCATCCTCGCGATCCTCGGCTCGCACGAGTGCGGCCACTATTTCATGGCACGCCGCTACGGCATGCTGGTGACGCCGCCGTTCTTCCTGCCCGCGCCCATTCCGCCGATCGGCACGTTCGGCGCGGTGATCAAGATGCGCAGCCCGATGATGCACCGGCGGGCGCTGCTGGACATCGGTCTGGCCGGCCCGCTCGCGGGGCTCGCCGTGGCCCTCCCCTTCCTCGTCTACGGTCTCCTGCACAGCCGGTTCGAGATCCTGCGCTACTGGGAGGAGGGCGGCGCGCTGGTGTTCGGCGACTCGCTGTTCACGTGGGGCCTCTCGCGGCTCCTGGTCGGGGTGGCGCCGCCAGGGTATGCGCTCGACTGGCTTTCGCACCCCTTCGCCTGGGCCGGCTGGATCGGGCTGCTGGTGACCATGCTGAATCTGATCCCCGTGGGCCAGCTCGACGGGAGCCATGTGCTCTACGCGTTCTTCGGGCGGCGGCAACTCCATGTGGCCTACTTCTTCCTCGGCGTGCTCGTCGCGCTGAGCCAGCAGTGGCGGGGGTGGCTGCTCTGGTGCGTGCTCATGGTGGCGCTGATGCGGGTGGCCCACCCGCCCGTGGTCATCGAGGATGTGCCGCTGGGGCGGGCGCGGCGCGCGTTGGGCTGGGCCGCGGTGGCGATCTTCGTGCTGCTCTTCATGCCGGCGCCCGTGCGGGGCGTCTTCTGA